The Chlorocebus sabaeus isolate Y175 chromosome 1, mChlSab1.0.hap1, whole genome shotgun sequence genome includes a region encoding these proteins:
- the KCNK7 gene encoding LOW QUALITY PROTEIN: potassium channel subfamily K member 7 (The sequence of the model RefSeq protein was modified relative to this genomic sequence to represent the inferred CDS: inserted 2 bases in 2 codons) produces MGCLRPWARYGLLVVAHLXLGLGAVLFQXLEGPPACRLQAELRAELAAFQAEHRACLPPGALEELLGTALATQAHGVSSLGNSSEARNWNLSSALLFTASILTTTGYGHMAPLSPGGKAFCMVYAALGLPASLALMATLRHCLLPALSRPGAWVAVHWQLSPARAALLQAVALGLLVASSFVLLPALVLWGLQGDCSLLGAVYFCFSSLSTIGLGDLLPSHSRGLHPVIYHLGQLALLGYLLLGLLAMLLAVETFSELPQVRAMGKFFRPSGPVTAENQGGILGQDELALSTLPPAAPASGQAPAC; encoded by the exons ATGGGGTGTCTAAGGCCCTGGGCCCGATATGGGCTCCTGGTTGTGGCCCACT CCCTGGGGCTTGGGGCTGTGTTGTTCC GCCTGGAGGGGCCTCCTGCATGCAGGCTTCAGGCTGAGCTCAGGGCAGAGCTggcagcattccaggcagagcaTAGGGCCTGCCTGCCACCTGGAGCACTGGAAGAACTGCTGGGCACTGCCCTGGCCACCCAGGCCCATGgggtctccagcctgggcaacagttcaGAGGCCAGGAACTGGAACCTTTCCTCAGCCCTGCTCTTCACTGCCAGCATCCTCACCACCACAG GTTATGGCCACATGGCTCCACTATCACCAGGCGGAAAGGCCTTCTGCATGGTCTATGCAGCCCTGGGGctgccagcctccctggctctcaTGGCCACCCTGCGCCACTGCCTGCTGCCTGCACTCAGCCGCCCAGGTGCCTGGGTAGCGGTCCACTGGCAGCTGTCGCCCGCCAGGGCTGCGCTGCTGCAGGCAGTTGCACTGGGCCTGCTGGTGGCCAGCAGCTTTGTGCTGCTGCCAGCGCTGGTGCTGTGGGGCCTTCAGGGTGACTGCAGCCTGCTGGGGGCTGTCTACTTCTGCTTCAGCTCACTCAGCACCATTGGCCTGGGGGACCTGCTGCCCAGCCACAGCCGCGGCCTGCACCCTGTGATTTACCACCTGGGCCAGCTCGCACTTCTTG GTTACTTGCTTCTAGGACTCTTGGCCATGCTGCTGGCCGTGGAGACCTTCTCTGAGCTGCCACAGGTCCGTGCCATGGGGAAGTTCTTCAGGCCCAGTGGTCCTGTGACTGCTGAGAACCAAGGTGGCATCCTAGGGCAGGATGAACTGGCTCTGAGCACCCTGCCCCCCGCGGCCCCAGCTTCAGGACAAGCCCCTGCCTGCTGA